From Chiloscyllium punctatum isolate Juve2018m chromosome 36, sChiPun1.3, whole genome shotgun sequence, the proteins below share one genomic window:
- the LOC140460612 gene encoding uncharacterized protein, translated as MEKPEETQPVEKPWKCGDCGKDFRVPSVLAAHQCNHTGKRPFSCPERAKGFTCSCVLLAHQQTHTGERTSYCSMCGKGFTWVDNLQTHQRFHTGDRLFSCHECGKAFSNSSDLLKHQRVHTGERPFSCPECGKAFSDSSNLLRHRRVHTGERPFSCPECGKAFSNSSNLLAHQQVHMGERPFSCPECGKAFSKSSNLLAHQRVHKGERPFSCPECGKAFSNSSDLLRHRRIHTGERPFACPECGKAFSNSSDLLSHRRVHTRERPFSCPECGKGFTRSSKLLAHQWVHTGEKPFACPDCGRRFTLSCNLQRHQRGHQCIQQSDSTSDAAVGHPQG; from the coding sequence atggagaaacccgaggaaaCACAACCTGTTgagaaaccatggaagtgtggcgactgtgggaaggACTTCCGTGTCCCATCTGTCCTGGCGGCTCATCAGTGCAATCACACTGGGaagaggccgttctcctgccccgagcGGGCGAAGGGCTTTACCTGCTCTTGTGTCCTGCTGGCCCACCAGCAGACACACACTGGTGAGAGGACGTCTTACTGCTCCATGTGCGGGAAAGGGTTCACTTGGGTGGACAACCTCCAGACCCACCAGCGATTCCACACAGGGGACAGGCTCTTCAGTTGCCACGAGTGCGGgaaagccttcagcaattcctccgacctgctgaagcaccagcgagtccacacgggggagaggccattcagctgccccgaatgcgggaaggccttcagcgactcctccaacctgctgaggcaccggcgggtccacacgggggagaggcccttcagctgcccagagtgtgggaaggccttcagcaattcctccaacctgctggcccatcagcaggtccacatgggggagaggcccttcagctgcccagagtgtgggaaggccttcagtaaatcctccaacctgctggcccatCAGCGGGTCCACAAGGGGGAgcggcccttcagctgcccagagtgcgggaaggccttcagcaattcctctgacctgctgagacaccggcgaatccacacgggggagaggccattcgcctgccctgagtgtggtaaggccttcagcaattcctctgacctgttgtcccaccggcgggtccacaccagggaaaggccattcagctgccccgagtgtgggaaggggttcaccCGCTCCTCCAAACTGCTGgcccaccaatgggtccacaccggggagaagccgtttgCCTGCCCCGACTGCGGGCGGAGGTTCACATTGTCCTGCAACTTGCAgaggcaccagcgggggcaccagtgcATCCAACAATCAGATTCCACCAGTGACGCAGCAGTGGGTCACCCACAGGGCTGA